CATCACCGACGCAGCCGGGAACAAGCTGCCACAGCTCGGGTCGGTGGCCCAGCAATCGGGTAAGTGGGCGGCCCGCAACATCTACGCGGATCTTACCGGCGGAGTGCGCGAGCCCTTCCGCTACTGGGACAAGGGGTACATGGCCATGGTGGGACGCGGCGCGGCGGTCGCGGAACTGGGCCGCCGGCGCCTGCAGCTTCAGGGGCCCCTGGCATTCGTGTCGTGGTTGGCGGTCCACCTGGCCCTGCTGCCCGGATTCCAGCAGAAGGTCAGGGCGCTGTTTTCCTGGGCCAACGGCTACGTCACCCACAGCCCCTCCCAGGTGGTGGTGGGCAGGCCGGATTAGGGCCCTTCACCCAGCGGGTCAGGCTGGCCGCCGCAGGTCCACGGCTGCCCGGCGCCAACCCCGGTGGGCTGGACCGCCGTCGTCAGTTCCTTTCGAAACTCGCCAGACGGCCCGCAGCAGCCCACCCGGATGCCTCGTAGGAGGCGGCAGCGTCCGGGTGGACCACCATATGCAGGTACTCGGCGCCATGGAGGAAAGCCTCCTCCGCCATCGCCGCGAACAGGCCCCGTTCGAAGGCCTCCTTCTCCGGCCCCTGCGGGAGTTCGGTGATGGCCACCGCCGCGAAGTCATCCCGCACCTGGATGCGGCCCTTGGCGACAGGGTGGTCGAAAACGGTGATTTCGACGGCGTCATAGGTCTCCATGGGTGCCAGGGCCACCTGGGAGTTTTCGGGCAGCTCCACAGCCACGTCCAGCCCGGCTGTCGGGGCCATGAGCAGGACCTGCTCAGCCACCGGAGCGAGGCCGGCCGGTGCCAGGCCCTCTGCGGCGCCGGCGTCGGCGCAAAGCAGGGTAAGGCGCACACCGGGTTCGCCCGCGGCTTTGCCTGCAAGTTTCTCAGCGTCAGGTCCCGGCCAGCCTGCCACGTATTCCTTGCCTGCGGGATCCTGCCCCTTGCCGGCTTCGACGACGAAGCCCGCGCCGATGGGGTCTGCGCTGCGTTCCTGGAGGTCCGCCCAGGCGGGAACCCAGCCGATTGCGGGAAGGTCGTGTTGTTCCGGCATGGACAGTTCCTTACGTTCGGCAGCGGCGGGACAGGGTCATCCGATGCGGCTGGGCAGGTTCCCTGTCAACGTATCGGATCGGCATGCGGGCCGCCAGCGGAACGGCACGGCGCCGCCACGGCTGATGCTTCGGTGCAGTGGGTCAGGGCAGGTGGGCGAAGGACATGCCGGCTGCCAGCAGTTTGTCCACCGCCTGTTTCAGGCCTTCCGCTGTTCCGCCGTTGGGGTGGTTCCCATGGCAGATGACCACGTCCCCTGCCCGGGCCTTGCCCACCTCCCGGGCAACGACGGCGGCGGGATAGGTTGCACCGCCGTCGCCATTGATGCTGAAGCCCACCGGCTTTACGCCCAAAGCACCCAGGATGTCCGTGGCGACGTCGTCCATGTAGGCGGTGCCTGGGCGGAAGTACCGGGGACGCTTACCCGTAATGCCCGCCAGGGCGTCGTCGTTCGGCATGACCTCGTCATAGACTTCCCCCGCGTTCCTGGTCCCCGGGATGCCGTACGCCGTATTGCCGGTGGTGGACAGCGGCTTATGCGAAGTCCCGTGGTTGGCCACCTCGAAGAGGGGGTCTGCCGCTAGCTGCCGCGTGGCAGCGGGGTTGGCATTGATCCACCGGGAGTTCAGGAAGAGCGTGGCCGGGATGTGGCGTTGGCGCAGCGTGTCGAGCAGCGCCTGGTCGTAGCCGCTGCCGCCGGGGCCGCCGCAAAAGTCAAAAGTAAGGGCGATTCCCTGTGAAGCGGGTGGCAGCCGCGTAAGGACTCCGGGAGCCTCCAGGCCCCAGTACCGGGCCGGGTGCTTCCCGTAGGTGTCAACAATCTGGGCACGTGACGGTATGGGCGCTGCCGGCGTGTTGGGGGCGGGCGCGTCGCCATCGGGCCCGGAGTGCAGGACGGTCGAGCTGGCACCCGCCGCACCGTCGTCGGGCGCCGGCATGTCTGATCCCCGGACTTGGTGCTTGGGGTGCGGCTGCAGGTCGGGCACGGCGGCGGACATCGTCAGCACTGCCGCCAGCAAAACCGCCCTGCGGCCGGGACCCTTCCCGTCCTGGCTCAAGTGCCGGGGGACATGTGGTTCCACCGCTAGTTCCTTTTCCGGGACTGTCCTGCGGCCCGCGCCCGGCCTACCCTGTCCGGGCAGGGAGATGGGGAAGGTGCGGGCAGGCTGCAGACTGCGGGAAATGCAGCGTCTAAGGCAGCAGCGCGCGCAACAGCAGCCTGGAAGCGGGGGGTCATACCCGGAGGATACCTTGGCTGCCTTGCCGTTTCCTGAACCTTGCCCGGCGCCTGGGCGCCGGCCGTAATAAAGCGCCGCGGCAGGGACTTTGGTCCCTGTGCCCTCCGCCCGGTCCGGCGTTTACTTGTG
This region of Arthrobacter sp. DNA4 genomic DNA includes:
- a CDS encoding polysaccharide deacetylase family protein, with protein sequence MEPHVPRHLSQDGKGPGRRAVLLAAVLTMSAAVPDLQPHPKHQVRGSDMPAPDDGAAGASSTVLHSGPDGDAPAPNTPAAPIPSRAQIVDTYGKHPARYWGLEAPGVLTRLPPASQGIALTFDFCGGPGGSGYDQALLDTLRQRHIPATLFLNSRWINANPAATRQLAADPLFEVANHGTSHKPLSTTGNTAYGIPGTRNAGEVYDEVMPNDDALAGITGKRPRYFRPGTAYMDDVATDILGALGVKPVGFSINGDGGATYPAAVVAREVGKARAGDVVICHGNHPNGGTAEGLKQAVDKLLAAGMSFAHLP